A window from Thermoanaerobaculales bacterium encodes these proteins:
- a CDS encoding LysM peptidoglycan-binding domain-containing protein, translated as MPWRSTAVAIRCSAVLVAGLAAGCASTTNSPDSNLQLASPAAATGTPTRIDPSWEAATLGHAEGLLEESRSLASEGRTEEALARLDEAICVALDVPPGRAISTEYLEWVAQLITQADDCEDDLALIAATAADGELVDLPTIEGLPPAAVAQDGGPASLLPASDYPLELNPTVLKFLDVMTQSGEYHNRIERGLARAGAYLPMIREKLVAAGLPQDLAYLPLIESAFSTTAYSRAKAHGMWQFISGTGRTYGLAIGSLLDERRDPELATDAAIAYLRDLYAEFGDWHLALAGYNSGAGNVRRAIQRSGSRDFWTLQTHLPRETRNYVPAFIASVIVSKQPERFGMAPLAEQEWAYDNVRVGDPLDLQFLAKELDLELADLRELNPAIRRDLTPAGHDTAIRLPAGYGVRAEQLLASTPRSEWAPRTFHTVRRGDTLSAIARLHGSTVSDIRQANGLRNTVIHPGQNLLVPRAGSAIGMPPEPAQRRAADGGSYVVRRNDTLWDIARSFGVSVDRLCAANGLSPRRPIRPGQRLTVPGDQPAAAASSSWAGGSTYTVRRGDTLYEIARRFGVSVAVLQRANGLRGSRINPGDVLQIPSRQARG; from the coding sequence ATGCCGTGGCGCTCGACGGCCGTGGCCATCCGATGCTCGGCCGTCCTCGTTGCGGGGCTCGCCGCCGGATGCGCCTCGACGACCAACAGTCCCGACAGCAATCTCCAACTGGCCTCCCCCGCTGCGGCGACAGGCACGCCGACCAGGATCGATCCGAGCTGGGAGGCGGCGACGCTCGGCCACGCCGAGGGGCTGCTCGAGGAATCGCGCAGCCTGGCCTCGGAGGGGCGCACGGAGGAGGCGCTGGCGCGGCTCGATGAGGCGATTTGCGTGGCGCTCGACGTGCCGCCGGGCCGCGCGATCTCCACCGAGTATCTCGAGTGGGTGGCTCAACTCATCACCCAGGCCGATGACTGCGAGGACGACCTCGCCCTGATCGCCGCGACCGCTGCCGACGGCGAGCTGGTGGACCTGCCGACGATCGAGGGGCTGCCGCCCGCCGCCGTCGCGCAGGACGGTGGGCCGGCGTCACTGCTCCCGGCCAGCGACTACCCGCTCGAGCTCAACCCGACCGTGCTCAAGTTCCTCGACGTGATGACGCAATCCGGCGAGTACCACAACCGGATCGAGCGCGGCCTCGCCCGCGCCGGCGCCTACCTGCCGATGATCCGCGAGAAGCTGGTTGCGGCCGGCCTGCCCCAGGACCTCGCCTACCTGCCGTTGATCGAGTCGGCGTTCTCGACCACGGCCTACTCGCGGGCCAAGGCGCACGGGATGTGGCAGTTCATCTCCGGCACCGGCCGCACCTACGGCCTGGCCATCGGCTCCCTGCTCGACGAGCGCCGAGACCCCGAGCTGGCGACCGATGCCGCGATCGCCTACCTGCGCGACCTGTACGCCGAGTTCGGCGACTGGCACCTCGCGCTCGCCGGGTACAACTCGGGCGCCGGCAACGTGCGGCGGGCCATCCAGCGCTCCGGGAGCCGCGACTTCTGGACGCTCCAGACCCACCTCCCCAGGGAGACCAGGAACTACGTGCCCGCCTTCATCGCCTCGGTCATCGTGTCCAAGCAGCCGGAGCGCTTCGGAATGGCGCCGCTCGCGGAGCAGGAGTGGGCATACGACAACGTCCGGGTTGGTGACCCGCTCGACCTCCAGTTCCTCGCCAAGGAGCTCGACCTCGAGCTGGCGGACCTGCGCGAGCTCAACCCCGCGATTCGACGCGATCTCACGCCGGCCGGCCACGACACCGCGATCCGGCTGCCTGCCGGCTACGGGGTCCGCGCCGAGCAGCTCCTCGCCTCGACGCCGCGCTCCGAGTGGGCGCCACGCACCTTCCACACGGTGCGCAGGGGTGACACGCTGTCGGCGATCGCGAGGCTCCACGGCTCGACCGTGTCCGACATCCGCCAGGCCAACGGGCTGCGCAACACTGTGATCCACCCCGGCCAGAACCTGCTCGTGCCGCGCGCCGGCAGCGCCATCGGCATGCCGCCCGAGCCGGCCCAGCGACGGGCGGCCGACGGGGGCAGCTACGTCGTCCGGCGCAACGACACGCTGTGGGACATCGCGCGCTCGTTCGGGGTCTCCGTCGACCGTCTCTGCGCGGCGAACGGCCTGTCTCCGCGCCGGCCCATCCGACCCGGGCAGCGGCTGACCGTGCCGGGCGATCAGCCCGCCGCGGCTGCCAGCTCGTCGTGGGCGGGCGGGTCGACCTACACCGTCCGTCGCGGCGACACCCTGTACGAGATCGCCCGGCGCTTCGGCGTGTCGGTGGCGGTGCTGCAGCGGGCCAACGGGCTGCGGGGCTCTCGCATCAACCCCGGCGACGTGCTGCAGATCCCCAGCCGTCAGGCCCGCGGCTGA